In Macadamia integrifolia cultivar HAES 741 chromosome 5, SCU_Mint_v3, whole genome shotgun sequence, a single window of DNA contains:
- the LOC122078934 gene encoding anthocyanidin 5,3-O-glucosyltransferase-like yields the protein MKDSIVLYPSPGIGHLVSMVELGRLILKHFPSFSITILITLPPFNTGSTGPYITRISTATPSISFHHLPAVLISPDSITSPHHEALIFDVARRNNPNVHQALLTISQTSTIRAFIIDIFCTPAQDVAASFNIPIYYFYTSGAAALCVMIYFPTIHKNTTKSLKDLGSALLDFPGTPPIPAQDMVKPMLDRNDDAYQGFLEFFTRMPESNGILINTFESLEPSALKALLAGLCVPDRPTPPIYCVGPVIAADDRTVGEHGEKLECLTWLNSQPNRSVVFLCFGSLGLFSAAQLKELAVGLEKSGQRFLWVVRNPPTEDKSWRNMAPPEPDLDDLLPQGFLERTKDRGFVVKLWAPQMEVLSQKSVGGFVTHYGWNSVLEAVCAGVPTIAWPLYAEQRVNRIFLVEEMKLAMPMNESEDGFVSAAEVEKRVRELMDSDEGKTLKRANHGLGICRRGWASEGGSSRAAFSKVAELW from the coding sequence ATGAAAGACAGCATAGTTCTGTATCCCTCTCCAGGGATCGGCCATCTTGTGTCCATGGTGGAACTAGGCAGACTCATACTAAAACACTTTCCATCTTTCTCCATTACTATCCTCATCACTCTCCCACCTTTCAACACAGGCTCCACCGGTCCTTACATAACTCGCATCTCCACTGCCACTCCATCCATCTCCTTCCACCACCTCCCAGCCGTCTTAATCTCTCCTGATTCCATCACCTCTCCCCACCATGAAGCCCTCATCTTTGATGTCGCCCGCCGCAACAACCCAAACGTCCACCAAGCGCTTCTCACCATCTCCCAAACCTCTACCATCAGAGCCTTTATCATCGACATATTTTGCACTCCTGCTCAAGATGTTGCAGCTTCCTTCAACATACCCATTTACTACTTCTACACATCGGGAGCCGCCGCTCTCTGTGTCATGATCTACTTCCCAACCATCCATAAGAACACCACAAAAAGCTTGAAAGACCTAGGCTCCGCCCTTCTTGACTTTCCTGGCACGCCACCAATCCCTGCACAGGACATGGTCAAGCCCATGCTCGATCGAAATGACGATGCCTATCAGGGTTTCTTAGAATTCTTCACTCGAATGCCCGAATCGAACGGAATTCTCATAAATACATTTGAATCATTAGAGCCCAGTGCTTTAAAGGCGCTTTTGGCCGGGTTGTGCGTCCCCGACCGTCCTACCCCGCCAATTTACTGCGTAGGCCCTGTCATTGCGGCAGATGATCGAACAGTTGGTGAGCATGGTGAGAAACTAGAGTGCCTAACTTGGCTCAATTCTCAGCCGAATCGGAGCGTTGTATTCCTCTGTTTCGGTAGCTTAGGACTATTCTCTGCAGCACAGTTGAAGGAGCTGGCAGTTGGGTTAGAGAAGAGTGGGCAAAGGTTCCTGTGGGTGGTGCGCAATCCACCCACAGAGGACAAAAGCTGGCGCAATATGGCACCCCCTGAACCGGATTTGGATGATTTGCTACCACAAGGTTTCTTGGAACGGACTAAAGACAGAGGGTTTGTTGTAAAGTTATGGGCCCCACAAATGGAGGTACTGAGTCAGAAATCAGTGGGTGGGTTTGTGACTCACTATGGTTGGAACTCGGTGTTGGAAGCGGTGTGTGCAGGTGTTCCCACGATTGCATGGCCACTCTATGCAGAGCAACGTGTGAATcggatatttttggtggaggagATGAAACTCGCCATGCCCATGAACGAGTCGGAAGATGGGTTTGTGAGTGCTGCTGAGGTTGAAAAACGAGTTAGGGAATTGATGGACTCGGATGAAGGGAAAACTCTTAAGAGGGCGAACCATGGCCTTGGGATATGCCGCCGAGGCTGGGCAAGTGAGGGCGGCTCATCCCGAGCTGCATTCTCCAAGGTGGCCGAGTTGTGGTAA